From the Mastacembelus armatus chromosome 14, fMasArm1.2, whole genome shotgun sequence genome, one window contains:
- the hpda gene encoding 4-hydroxyphenylpyruvate dioxygenase: protein MTSYTDKGEKPTRGKFVKFHHITFWVGNAKQAASFYCDKLGFEPFGYKGLETGNRNVVCHAIRQDKIIFLFESPLNPGNKEMGEHLIKHGDGVKDIAFQVEDCDFLIKTAKERGAVIVKEPWVEQDSHGKVKYAVVQTYGDTTHTLIEYLTGPYKGLFLPGYKEPLFRDPVLAKLPPVYLHFIDHIVGNQPDDQMVPISDWYQKCLMFHRFWSIDDKQIHTQYSALRSIVVTNYEETIKMPINEPAMGKKKSQIQEYVDYNGGPGVQHIALNTSNIIETIVNLRARGMEFLSAPDTYYETLREKLKTAKIKVKEDLNRLQELKILVDFDDKGYLLQIFTKPVQDRPTLFLEVIQRNNHYGFGAGNFKSLFEAIEMDQDARGNLTALTPEGQTKAFY from the exons ATG acAAGCTACACAGATAAAGGGGAGAAG CCTACAAGGGGAAAGTTCGTCAAGTTTCATCATATCACCTTCTGGGTCGGCAATGCCAAACAG GCGGCCTCGTTCTACTGTGATAAGCTGGGCTTCGAGCCTTTCGGCTATAAGGGTCTGGAGACCGGCAACCGCAACGTGGTATGTCATGCCATCAGGCAGGATAAG attatatttttatttgaatctCCACTAAATCCTGGAAATAaag AGATGGGAGAGCACCTAATTAAGCATGGAGACGGAGTCAAAGACATTGCTTTCCAAGTAGAGGACTGTGACTTCTTAATCAAG ACAGCTAAGGAGCGAGGAGCTGTAATCGTCAAGGAACCCTGGGTGGAGCAGGACAGCCATGGCAAGGTCAAATATGCTGTGGTTCAAACG TATGGagatacaacacacacactcattgaATACCTGACCGGACCCTATAAAGGCCTTTTCCTGCCCGGCTACAAAGAGCCTCTGTTTAGGGATCCTGTGTTAGCCAAGCT TCCACCTGTATATTTACACTTCATTGATCACATTGTGGGAAACCAGCCAGATGACCAAATGGTGCCAATTTCAGACTG GTATCAGAAGTGTTTGATGTTCCACCGGTTCTGGTCGATAGATGACAAGCAGATCCATACGCAGTACAGTGCACTGAGGTCAATAGTGGTGACCAACTATGAAGAGACCATCAAGATGCCTATCAATGAGCCTGCCATGGGCAAGAAAAAGTCACAAATCCAG GAATACGTGGACTATAACGGGGGACCAGGTGTTCAGCACATCGCGCTCAACACATCAAACATTATCGAAACT ATAGTGAACCTGCGAGCCCGAGGGATGGAGTTCCTCTCTGCACCTGACACATACTACGAGACCCTGAGGGAGAAACTAAAAACTGCCAAGATCAAGGTGAAGGAAGACCTTAACCGTTTACAG GAATTGAAAATCTTGGTTGACTTTGATGACAAGGGCTACCTCCTCCAAATCTTTACCAAACCTGTGCAGGACAGACCAACCCTTTTCCTGGAGGTCATTCAGCGGAACAACCACTAT GGCTTTGGGGCAGGAAACTTCAAGTCTCTCTTTGAGGCCATTGAGATGGACCAAGATGCCAGAGGCAACCTCACTGCGCTGACACCTGAGGGGCAAACCAAGGCCTTCTACTGA